The window TCGATCTTGGTCACGTTGTTGAAGAGCATAAGCAAGGCGTGCGAGTCTCCAAAGAATAGCCTCAGGCTTCCAGTCGCTTCGATATCCTGGAATGCACTTCTCAAGAAAGCGAGCATCTGTTTTTCCCTGGCTTGTTCAGCGACATGTTGTCGGTGACTGAGTGCAATCGGCCCAATAGGTCCGTGGGCGAGCCGGGCAGACAAAAATGTATATGTCCCAAGGACCATATTCTGAATGAACACGCCGTTGCGTAGTTGTGGAATGCGAAACCGGGTGTTCAAGGCGCTAAAAATAGTGACTGGACGGGGTTTTTCGGATTCAGATGATGCGGCTGCCTGTGTGATCCACGCTGTAATGATATCACCGTCACTAACGAAAGGCGTGTGGTCAAGGCCCTGAGTGCTCTCGGCGATCTCTCGTTGAACCTTGGTTTGCATTCTCGTCAAAGCACTCcgtggaaggaaaaggattCGCCGCTGCCGGCGAGGCTGCCAAAACTTATTCCACAATAATCGGAGGTAGAACAGGAGCAGGCTTGTTCCTTTCAGACGCCTTCGCTCGAGCTCAAACTCTTCGGGCATTCCATCACCTTCTGTGCTGGCTACATTTCGGAGAATGTCTGTTCGTGCGCCAAGTACCATAGGAACCTCTCCCTCCCGACCAGCTAATACGGATGACCACGCAGCTAGCAGGGCCTGCCCGCCCGATGCATCCATCAACACATGAGGCCATACCAGAGCAACGATCGTCGCGTCACTAAAGGTAGAGATGTGCAGGGATATAAGGGGCAGTTTCTGTCGTACTAATTCCTCAAAAGTAGGAAAGTTCGGCCGTGCAATAAAGGGCCGAAAGTCATCAGAAATGGGTTGAACGGATGGAGCATCGGTCGCCTTGGGGATTTGGCCAGCTACCGGATGCTCTTGAATTCTCACATCAAAAGCATCATGGGTGAAGAACACATTCGGTTGCCCAGTAATTGAAGAGCTCTGGTGATGGATTTCCAGCTTCCCATTCTCCTGATCAAGGTCAGTTCGAGTGTCTTGCACGCTCCACAATTACCTTCTTCGGGTTTCCATACCTTGAATCTGAGCCGTCCACCAAGCTTCTTCCAGTCTCCGATGTCTAGCAACCTTGATAGGGCATCGTTTAATTTCTTGGCGTCGAGAACATCGTTAAATACCATGAGCCAATCCACATACGCGCGGTTGGCTTTGACGCCATCAAACGCGTGTATGGGATAGATGTCGTCGCAGGCGTGAGAAACCCGATTCTCAAGTCCCATTGTGAGAGAGCCTGACCCGTCGTCATGGAAGGGATCAGGGGGGATCTTGGTAGGATGTGTTCACGGTAGACCCTCATTATTGGGATCTACATTCTGCACGTCGTTGATTGGGGCGGCGATCAACTATCTATCTCCCGCTCGGGAAGCACGCGCCGAGATCTCTATGAAATGAAGAGCCCTAAGCCGTAGGTAGGCCTTCCTGTTTAGAGAGATCATTTAGTCAATACGACTCACTCTCGCtcgctttctctcttccgTCTGATTTCTCTCGTCTCTGATCTCCCTAAGCTCCCTGTGCCGCTCTTTAAGACATCATGGGGTACCGGGACCAACTCCTTTTTTTGATAGCTGGCCGCTTGTCCTAAGGCACTTCTGAACATTCCCGAACTATCGGATTAACAAACTTACGAAGCACactggaagaaaaagagaccACAGCAATAACCTGATATAAGTCATAGAGGCAGGTATAGTTATGAAGAGCTCCAGAGTCAGAGCAAgagttaaaaaaaaaaggagatAGGAACAGAGCAAGTCAACGCTCATTTTGGAAGAAGTTTCTCCACACTGCAAGCCCTTAGGCAAGAACAAGAGCCATCCCAACTCCATCTTTTCTCACCCATTTactcctcagcctcctcggcatcctccacctccggCTGCGCAGACTCCTTGGGAACATCACCGCCCTTGACCTTCACAGTTTCTTCGGCGGGAGCATTGGTCTTCGCCGTGCCATTCGTCCCGTTCTCTTTCTCGGCGCCCTCCTTGTCTTTAGATGCGGGAGCGgtcttttgtttctttgctGCTGGGGGGCCTGTGGTGTAATTGTTAGGAAGAGGTACAGACCGATGAAACGAGTGAAGGGGAAAGGTGAGGGAATGAAATAAgatagaaagaaaagtagTAGTTAGTATACGCaccttcgtcttcatcctcatcttcatcttcctcgtcttcttcatcatcttcatcactcAcgtcatcgccgccatcatcctcgtcgtcatcgcccgcGTCGCTGACATCGGGCTCTGAGTCTTCATATCTACCGACGAATTGAATTAGCCATCTTCTCTAGAATCGCCATTATAATGGATCCCGAAGAACAGTCTGCCCTGCGCAACCATTGCGACCGCAATGCGCCAATTAGAGTAAGCGAGGCTggggggagatggtgagaCCGCGAGGGCCGGGATAAGGCAGGCGCCGGGGTAATGAATTGGGAATTGAGATAGGAAAAAGGATGGGTAGActcactcttcttcctcttcgctcTCGTCGCTAGGCAGCGCCTGGAGaacctcatcctcctcggcgtcttGCTTTCTCTTGCGGGTAGACATGTTGATAGTGAGGGATTATTTGCGGAGTCGGGTGGAAAGCCGAGGTATGGGCGGATTTATGGGGGATTGTCAATAAGAGGTGGAGGGAATGGCGGACCCGGGGGGTAGGTCAGATAAGGGGGAGATGgaaagggggagagagagaacgagagagggaggagaagaaaaacaaagcGACGAGAGGAGCAGACAGGGTTGAGCGAGCGCAGGGGGGGGGCAAGGGGGTTGATTGGTGACGCCATGGAGTGGGTGCGTGTGCGGAGTGATGACTTCGACTTACACAGGGCTTGTGTGGTTCTTGTTTATTGTTGACTATGGACAACCATCCTACTGCTATTACACCACAACGCTCGGTGACGGTAGATTGGGAGCCGGAAACTCCTTTCGGCGCCATGTCAGCGTCCTAAAGTCATGCACTAGCGAGCCGGCCACTTTAAGTCGCGAccgcgccccaacgcgttAACTTGTCCATTTCAGCTAACTACCCACCATGCCACCAATGCGAAATCGATCCTCGCGAGATTTGGCTGAGCAAGAAGGGCGCGTCTTATTAGTTATTAGGCTATTGAATCCTGGAATTTCCCTCGGTCCACGAAGCTGCGCGTCAATTCCAAGTGCGACGCTCAGCCCTGTAAGATCGCGTATGGCCGCCCCTTTCGCCCTGATGCCCCCGCcaatagtcataaattgacCCAAATAGAAGAGAAGTCACTCCTAGAGTGGATTCTCTCTATGGATGCGCGTGGATCGGTTTTCCGACCTAGTACGGTGAGGTAGAGGGCCAATATTCTATTGGCAGAGCGCGTCAGATCATTGGACACAATCGGGCCACCCAGTATATCTAGCGCCACGACGAGCTCAAAAATCGAATATTTATGCAGCGGCTCATTTCACCTCCGAGATAATTCTCGGGTGGAAACCGTTTTAAATCAAGGAACAACGTGCGAAAGAGATTGAACTCAATTGTAGGGTGATTCCTAATTGTTTGCACTCTTACATTCATCTTATGGGTGATCTGTTTATCATGGAAAGCACTTCCGCATAGCAGCTGTTCTTAAGGCAAGCTAATTGGACAAATGAcgactactactaccaccaaCTATTCAAGTACAACCTAAAGAGAATTTTAAGAAATTCCTATGTATTGTCTATAAAGGacctccatcttctcttgTTTATGCTAGGACAGTTGATTGCAATTCTAGAGTATCAGTCCTAGTCCCCCCAGAACTGCTGCACCGGCAGCAAAACGTGAATTTCCAAGCCCAGTCATCTCAGCCGCACCGCCAGTCTTGGTCTCACTTGCTGCCGAACCGGTAGAAGTGGGGGACTCAGTCGTAGCAGTAGCAGCGTTTCCAGCGCTAGCTTCGGAAGTGTGTTTGGTGCCACCAGCCGTACCAGTAGCAGCAGGAGTACTAAAGCCTAGTGCGACCGCATAGGCAGGGAGAGTAGCTATGTTCGAAAAAGTGGCTGTATGGGTCCCACTTTGGCCCGACTGGTACTCGGTGCAGGCAGCCGAAGATCCGGAGTCGATATAATTACACCCAACGGAGGACCTAGGATCGTGTTAGTGATTCTGAATCCATCTTCAAAAGCGGGTTTAACTCACAATGACTCCGACGGATCGGTGTATGAGCATCCAACATACGACGGGCCGGTGACAATAGTGGCACCAGCACTAGGTAGCGTGCAGATATTGGCACCGGCGTGATCGCATTTGACGATATAGGTTGTGTGAGTCGCATCCTAGACTTCAAGGTCACTATAAAGTACTCGTTTGTATATCTCATAACCACCACGTACACTGCCGGCTGTAGAAATGGATGCATAACCAGAATCCATAATATATTGGTTTATGAAAGGGCAGTCGGCcaggtgctgctgggcggCTATAGTGGTAGCACCACAGAGGGCCAGGAAAGCGCGAGAAAACATCGTCCAAGTATGAAATAGATAGGCcacagaaaaaggaaacGAATGGCTCGCAAGTTAGAAGTAAATTGGAATCAGGAATTGTTTTTTTCACGGCGCTGCCAAGTCACTATTTAAAGCCAAGTTCGTATTGGCATACCGCCCTCATGTCGAGCCTTCATCGCTCTCGCTCATCGGCTATGTCAAAGCTCGGCTACCGTGTCTTTGGACTCGCTTCCAGGGGTCTGTCCCATGGATAAATGAACCGATCAGGGAATTGGCCTTTTTGACTCGTTGAATATTTGCCATGGCGCTCGCTAGTCATTCCCGCTAGCCTCATTACGGCTACCGTTCCTTCGGTAATCCGTGTGGCTTCAGGCACCTGTCCACCATTTAAGAGCGCGAATGAGACACCCTGAAAAAGTATACACATCGACGCAACCTGTTGACAGTCAAAATGCATGTAAGAGAGGCCATATCtgagcttctcaaggcaCCGAGTGCACCAACAATCTCCCAACCCGTACCTAGAGATACCCGCCCGGATTTGATCTAATTGTAGATAAACTAGAAATTTTTGGCATTGCAAATGAATAAGCGCGGCGCCTTTTGGGCTGACATCTCAAATTCCTCCCGCTCTTTTTTGGTCATTGAGGCGCAGCGACGCCGCAAGGGTCCAACCATCTTGCACGCGTTAGCCGTGCCACACAGGCTTACACTATAAAGCGTCCCACCGGCTATAGAGATGATCATATCTAATTTCACCAATTTCTATTCCTTTTCCTTTAAAGAAAACCACACTCTCCAAGATCTAACCTGTTTATTAGTTGTTGGACATGCCTCTCTGCGAAGACTGTAACACTTGGGATCTGGAGATGAAGGGCCCATTTGGTGTTATCTTGGGGGAATACAATGATCTCGTCGTAAAGGCGGACAACGGCTGCGAAGCCTGCAGGTTCTTCTGTT of the Penicillium psychrofluorescens genome assembly, chromosome: 1 genome contains:
- a CDS encoding uncharacterized protein (ID:PFLUO_001736-T1.cds;~source:funannotate), producing the protein MSTRKRKQDAEEDEVLQALPSDESEEEEEYEDSEPDVSDAGDDDEDDGGDDVSDEDDEEDEEDEDEDEDEGPPAAKKQKTAPASKDKEGAEKENGTNGTAKTNAPAEETVKVKGGDVPKESAQPEVEDAEEAEE
- a CDS encoding uncharacterized protein (ID:PFLUO_001737-T1.cds;~source:funannotate) — its product is MDSGYASISTAGSDATHTTYIVKCDHAGANICTLPSAGATIVTGPSYVGCSYTDPSESLSSVGCNYIDSGSSAACTEYQSGQSGTHTATFSNIATLPAYAVALGFSTPAATGTAGGTKHTSEASAGNAATATTESPTSTGSAASETKTGGAAEMTGLGNSRFAAGAAVLGGLGLIL
- a CDS encoding uncharacterized protein (ID:PFLUO_001735-T1.cds;~source:funannotate), with the protein product MGLENRVSHACDDIYPIHAFDGVKANRAYVDWLMVFNDVLDAKKLNDALSRLLDIGDWKKLGGRLRFKENGKLEIHHQSSSITGQPNVFFTHDAFDVRIQEHPVAGQIPKATDAPSVQPISDDFRPFIARPNFPTFEELVRQKLPLISLHISTFSDATIVALVWPHVLMDASGGQALLAAWSSVLAGREGEVPMVLGARTDILRNVASTEGDGMPEEFELERRRLKGTSLLLFYLRLLWNKFWQPRRQRRILFLPRSALTRMQTKVQREIAESTQGLDHTPFVSDGDIITAWITQAAASSESEKPRPVTIFSALNTRFRIPQLRNGVFIQNMVLGTYTFLSARLAHGPIGPIALSHRQHVAEQAREKQMLAFLRSAFQDIEATGSLRLFFGDSHALLMLFNNVTKIEVMKSANFGPAVLSQGAIDEARNNPLGTMITHYNETLFIDPSFNTLNVFVIHGKDYGGNYWCMGNLLPRTWEKIEQGLSNV